In one Rutidosis leptorrhynchoides isolate AG116_Rl617_1_P2 chromosome 8, CSIRO_AGI_Rlap_v1, whole genome shotgun sequence genomic region, the following are encoded:
- the LOC139862210 gene encoding uncharacterized protein, whose translation MNKQDFMKLQTCVLRVNIQCACDGCKQKIKKLLNKVDGVYKTSIDLEQGKVTVSGNADPMALIKKLNKSGKHAELWGQPKGGNALNNQFKNMGFDNKNQKGGGGGGGKDKQKDGKGNQQMQVPIKGFKDFKLPDKDQKSVKFNLPAAGGGVFDEEDDFDDDSLYDDDDEFDDEYDDEDDDSFDEYEKKPNKMIGGPGVGGHGPQRPIVIMNGNGKHDKKGQGSGFELPVQFKDKGGNNDKNNNAKSGKKGGGGDGGKKSKDNGSGGGFGGFFGILGGGKKKSKASSPKGGKKGGDGGFDKKGGKHHDEGKLGGGNKQNEFMEFSKPQNGGGGKSKGHTGGGGGGGGGPHNMSQMMGGGGGNQMMPQMGNYPMGQMGGYPMGQMQSAQGMPMGYRGPGMGQEMDHGNPYQQQQMQQQQQYMQAMMMNQQRANMYPQMMYGQPPHGAFGPPMGAPVNDNMTHIFNDENTDSCSIM comes from the coding sequence GAGTTTATAAAACCAGCATTGATTTAGAACAAGGGAAGGTCACGGTATCCGGAAATGCAGATCCCATGGCACTTATAAAGAAGCTTAATAAGTCCGGTAAGCATGCCGAGTTGTGGGGCCAGCCGAAAGGTGGGAATGCACTCAATAATCAGTTTAAGAACATGGGTTTCGATAACAAGAATCAaaagggtggtggtggtggtggtgggaagGATAAACAAAAGGATGGTAAAGGTAATCAACAAATGCAAGTGCCAATTAAAGGGTTTAAGGATTTCAAGCTACCGGATAAGGATCAGAAGTCGGTTAAGTTTAATTTACCAGCTGCTGGTGGTGGTGTGTTTGACGAAGaggatgattttgatgatgatagtttatatgacgatgatgatgagtttgatgatgaatatgatgatgaagatgatgatagttTTGATGAGTATGAGAAGAAGCCCAATAAAATGATTGGTGGTCCAGGAGTGGGTGGGCATGGGCCACAGCGGCCCATTGTAATAATGAATGGTAATGGAAAACATGACAAAAAAGGACAAGGTTCAGGGTTTGAATTGCCGGTACAGTTCAAAGACAAGGGtggaaataatgataaaaataataatgctaaGAGTGGTAAAAAGGGCGGTGGTGGGGATGGCGGTAAAAAGAGTAAAGACAACGGTAGTGGTGGTGGATTTGGAGGGTTTTTCGGGATTCTTGGTGGTGGTAAAAAGAAAAGTAAGGCGTCAAGTCCTAAAGGCGGCAAAAAAGGCGGTGATGGTGGTTTTGACAAAAAAGGAGGAAAACATCACGATGAGGGGAAATTAGGCGGTGGTAATAAACAAAATGAGTTTATGGAGTTCAGCAAGCCTCAAAACGGCGGTGGTGGGAAGAGTAAGGGTCATACTGGTGGCGGCGGTGGCGGTGGTGGGGGTCCTCATAATATGAGTCAaatgatgggtggtggtggtggtaaccAAATGATGCCACAAATGGGGAACTACCCAATGGGTCAAATGGGCGGTTACCCAATGGGGCAAATGCAGTCTGCACAGGGGATGCCAATGGGTTACCGAGGTCCAGGAATGGGTCAAGAAATGGACCATGGTAACccgtatcaacaacaacaaatgcaGCAGCAACAACAGTATATGCAAGCAATGATGATGAATCAACAACGGGCCAATATGTACCCACAAATGATGTATGGTCAGCCACCACATGGTGCGTTCGGGCCACCAATGGGAGCACCGGTGAACGATAATATGACTCATATTTTCAACGATGAGAACACTGATAGTTGTAGTATTATGTAG